A window of the Streptomyces sp. Ag109_O5-10 genome harbors these coding sequences:
- a CDS encoding glycoside hydrolase family 2 TIM barrel-domain containing protein, translated as MSSELTAYVSDPAPWHGALRPARSWLHSDAPTLSLNGSWRFRLSPTAAVAAEFTAEGFDDRGWDSIPVPAHWVLEGDGAYGRPAYTNIQFPFPIDPPHVPDENPTGDYRRHFDLPAGWPDAERVLLRFDGVESLFKVWVNGVEIGGASGSRLAHEFDVTSAVRPGDNVVAVRVHQWSAASYLEDQDQWWLPGIFRDVTLLARPAGGIEDVWLRTGYDNGRGRVEAEITAGPAAFPVTLRIPELGVERVWETAADVAPVDLPEVEPWSAEVPRLYDVTVSSAAESIALRAGFRTVEIRGDQFLVNGRKVVFHGMNRHEAHPARGRVFDEAHARADLARMKRFNVNAIRTSHYPPHPRLLDLADELGFWVVLECDLETHGFEKVGWTGNPTDDPAWRAACLDRIERTVERDKNHPGVVMWSLGNEAGTGANLAAMAAWVHARDPERPVHYEGDYTGDYTDVYSRMYATVPETEQIGTDGSTAPLLGCTPAQGARQRTRPFLLCEYAHAMGNGPGALDQYEELVHRHPRLHGGFVWEWRDHGILATAPDGTPYYAYGGDFGEVVHDGNFVMDGMVLSDDVPTPGLHEFKAVVQPIRFAFDGDKLDITNLRHSADTSDLRFRWRVEFDGVPVETGELDTPSLAAGESGRVPLPAFAVAADAETWLTVEAVLATDTAWAPAGHEVATAQLDCSVRRPVPAVRPRTGWRPGAGTRTLGIAEFTGGSLTRLAGRPVTGPRLELFRAPTDNDEGTADRLEGSDASAEGISSAELWRRDGLDRLTARRISVEHATDALRTVDRVSAADSGLSVTVESVWSVEDGGLELRVEIEPSRGWATVWPRIGIRFELPDGTAPVDGAEWFGLGPLESYPDSLRAARTGRFSATVRDLSVDYARPQETGHRSRLRRLTLTSGDTEVLHLDALPDTRGRRPGFTLARHTPQQLDRAAHPYELPESATSHLIIDAAQHGLGSRACGPDVWPEFALRPEARTIRLRFTQGA; from the coding sequence TTGTCCTCCGAGCTCACCGCGTACGTATCGGACCCCGCCCCCTGGCACGGCGCCCTGCGCCCGGCCCGCTCCTGGCTGCACTCCGACGCCCCCACCCTCTCGCTGAACGGCTCCTGGCGCTTCCGGCTGTCGCCCACGGCGGCCGTGGCCGCGGAGTTCACCGCCGAGGGCTTCGACGACCGGGGCTGGGACAGCATCCCGGTGCCCGCGCACTGGGTGCTGGAGGGCGACGGCGCCTACGGCCGGCCGGCGTACACGAACATCCAGTTCCCGTTCCCGATCGACCCGCCGCACGTCCCCGACGAGAACCCCACCGGCGACTACCGCCGCCACTTCGACCTCCCCGCCGGCTGGCCGGACGCCGAGCGCGTCCTGCTCCGGTTCGACGGCGTGGAATCGCTGTTCAAGGTGTGGGTGAACGGCGTCGAGATCGGCGGCGCGAGCGGCAGCCGGCTGGCCCACGAGTTCGACGTGACCTCCGCCGTCCGCCCCGGCGACAACGTCGTCGCCGTCCGCGTCCATCAGTGGTCGGCCGCCAGCTACCTGGAGGACCAGGACCAGTGGTGGCTGCCGGGCATCTTCCGGGACGTCACCCTGCTGGCCCGCCCGGCCGGGGGCATCGAGGACGTCTGGCTGCGCACCGGGTACGACAACGGGCGCGGCCGCGTCGAGGCGGAGATCACCGCCGGGCCGGCCGCGTTCCCGGTCACCCTGCGCATCCCCGAACTGGGCGTGGAGCGGGTCTGGGAGACGGCCGCCGACGTGGCACCCGTCGACCTCCCGGAGGTGGAGCCCTGGTCGGCGGAGGTGCCCCGGCTGTACGACGTGACCGTGTCCTCGGCCGCCGAGAGCATCGCGCTGCGGGCCGGTTTCCGCACGGTCGAGATCCGCGGCGACCAGTTCCTGGTCAACGGCCGCAAGGTCGTCTTCCACGGCATGAACCGGCACGAGGCCCACCCCGCGCGCGGCCGCGTCTTCGACGAGGCCCACGCCCGCGCCGACCTGGCCCGGATGAAGCGGTTCAACGTGAACGCCATCCGCACCAGCCACTACCCGCCGCACCCCCGGCTGCTCGACCTCGCCGACGAACTCGGCTTCTGGGTCGTCCTCGAATGCGACCTGGAGACCCACGGCTTCGAGAAGGTCGGCTGGACCGGCAACCCCACCGACGACCCGGCCTGGCGCGCGGCCTGCCTGGACCGCATCGAGCGCACCGTCGAACGGGACAAGAACCACCCCGGCGTCGTCATGTGGTCGCTCGGCAACGAGGCCGGCACCGGAGCCAACCTCGCCGCCATGGCCGCCTGGGTGCACGCCCGCGACCCCGAGCGGCCCGTCCACTACGAGGGCGACTACACGGGCGACTACACCGACGTCTACTCCCGGATGTACGCGACCGTGCCGGAGACCGAGCAGATCGGCACCGACGGCTCCACCGCCCCGCTGCTGGGCTGCACCCCCGCCCAGGGCGCCCGGCAGCGCACCAGGCCGTTCCTGCTCTGCGAGTACGCCCACGCGATGGGCAACGGCCCGGGCGCCCTCGATCAGTACGAGGAACTGGTCCACCGTCACCCGCGGCTGCACGGCGGCTTCGTCTGGGAGTGGCGCGACCACGGCATCCTGGCCACCGCCCCCGACGGCACGCCGTACTACGCCTACGGCGGCGACTTCGGCGAGGTCGTGCACGACGGCAACTTCGTGATGGACGGGATGGTGCTCAGCGACGACGTGCCGACGCCCGGCCTCCACGAGTTCAAGGCGGTCGTCCAGCCGATCCGGTTCGCCTTCGACGGCGACAAGCTCGACATCACCAACCTGCGGCACTCGGCCGACACCTCCGACCTGCGGTTCCGCTGGCGCGTCGAGTTCGACGGCGTCCCCGTCGAGACGGGAGAACTGGACACCCCGTCGCTCGCCGCGGGCGAGTCCGGACGGGTCCCGCTGCCCGCGTTCGCCGTGGCCGCGGACGCCGAGACCTGGCTGACCGTCGAGGCCGTGCTGGCGACGGACACCGCCTGGGCCCCCGCCGGGCACGAGGTCGCCACCGCCCAGCTGGACTGCTCGGTACGGCGGCCGGTACCCGCCGTCCGGCCCCGCACCGGCTGGCGTCCCGGCGCGGGCACGCGCACCCTCGGCATCGCCGAGTTCACCGGCGGCTCCCTCACCCGGCTCGCCGGACGTCCCGTCACCGGGCCGCGGCTGGAACTGTTCCGCGCCCCGACCGACAACGACGAGGGCACCGCCGACCGGCTGGAGGGCAGCGACGCCAGCGCCGAGGGGATCTCCAGCGCCGAACTGTGGCGCCGCGACGGCCTCGACCGCCTCACCGCGCGCCGGATCAGCGTGGAACACGCCACCGACGCCCTGCGCACCGTCGACCGGGTCTCGGCCGCGGACTCCGGGCTCTCGGTGACGGTCGAGTCGGTCTGGTCGGTCGAGGACGGCGGACTGGAACTGCGTGTCGAGATCGAGCCCTCCCGCGGCTGGGCGACGGTGTGGCCGCGGATCGGCATCCGCTTCGAACTGCCCGACGGCACGGCCCCCGTGGACGGCGCCGAGTGGTTCGGCCTCGGCCCGCTGGAGTCCTACCCCGACAGCCTCCGCGCGGCCCGCACCGGCCGGTTCTCGGCCACCGTCCGGGACCTCTCGGTGGACTACGCGCGCCCCCAGGAGACCGGCCACCGCTCGCGGCTGCGCCGGCTCACGCTGACCAGCGGCGACACCGAGGTCCTCCACCTCGACGCCCTCCCCGACACCCGCGGGCGGCGCCCCGGTTTCACCCTCGCCCGCCACACCCCGCAACAGCTCGACCGGGCCGCCCACCCCTACGAACTCCCGGAGTCCGCCACCAGCCACCTCATCATCGACGCGGCCCAGCACGGCCTCGGCTCCCGCGCCTGCGGACCGGACGTGTGGCCGGAGTTCGCCCTGCGCCCCGAGGCCCGCACGATCAGGCTGCGGTTCACCCAGGGCGCCTGA
- a CDS encoding glycoside hydrolase family 38 C-terminal domain-containing protein gives MPNPAVFVPHFHWDREWYEPFQVFRHRLVTALDTVLETAETDPDFRFTVDGQMAAVEDYLEMRPENRDRVAALVREGRLAVGPWLILLDEFLCSGETIVRNLQMGWAAAERLGGAMPIGYLPDMFGHVAQMPQILARAGLEHAALWRGVPGTVDGHAFRWRAPDGSEVRTEFLFDGYDNGLDVLLVPDRIRGALAEYAGMTAHRWGGDPVLAMSGTDHNAPDPRLAEWLRKASTEERPITVATLDEYVRKHVRDDVTAVVTGELRSHVRGNILPGVLSVRLGLKQRMAAAERTVDHAERMNALWSGRDDAPFLALAWHKIIESTAHDSVVGSGTDETCDQVAARLAEAAQAARAVRDEALAERAAGVAGDAYLVANPLPAPRTALVEVDVVAAPDGGTLVATTADGTAHPVQLVSQAPTLLSDERLDAAQLERVLRRIHRRELFGLLINGYELTPHSLVFHLAEVPEGSFDLMTLRGEVAAAAAAHPGEWRVRTLAQARATALVAVPVPAAGLAAFRVGTGDLPAAPASRGATATADTLSNGLVEVAVAADGTLDVTGADGTVLSGVGRLVDGGDRGDSYNYAPPAQDVLVSEPTRVEVELLETGPLRARLRVTRVYEWPEALADGDRDRRSGRTVPTPVDMLVEVRAGEPFVRVSTSFLNRSADHRLRLHVPLPLPVTTSASAGQFAVTERGLTAEGGWGEYPLPTFPASTFVAAGPATVLLDHSAEYELVDDGSALAVTLLRAIGFISVNIHPLRDEPAASEIPAPGAQDLGMRIENRFAVLPWASGWQGADAVALAEEFRNDALVTRGTAPGGAPLPPDAAGLHVDGRDVHVSGIRRITDAEHGPGTEVRLVAMRDTATSVRLTGAFTEATTVDLLGRPLAPEPVRDGLELALGPWEIRTVVLRR, from the coding sequence ATGCCCAACCCGGCTGTCTTCGTGCCCCACTTCCACTGGGACCGGGAGTGGTACGAGCCGTTCCAGGTGTTCCGGCACCGCCTCGTCACCGCCCTCGACACCGTGCTGGAGACGGCCGAGACCGACCCGGACTTCCGGTTCACCGTCGACGGGCAGATGGCCGCCGTCGAGGACTACCTGGAGATGCGGCCCGAGAACCGCGACCGGGTCGCCGCCCTGGTCCGCGAGGGCCGGCTGGCCGTCGGGCCCTGGCTGATCCTGCTCGACGAGTTCCTCTGCTCCGGCGAGACCATCGTCCGCAACCTGCAGATGGGCTGGGCGGCCGCCGAACGGCTCGGCGGGGCCATGCCGATCGGCTACCTCCCGGACATGTTCGGCCACGTCGCGCAGATGCCGCAGATCCTGGCCCGGGCCGGCCTCGAGCACGCGGCGCTGTGGCGCGGGGTGCCCGGCACCGTCGACGGACACGCCTTCCGCTGGCGCGCCCCCGACGGCTCCGAGGTGCGTACCGAGTTCCTCTTCGACGGGTACGACAACGGCCTCGACGTCCTGCTGGTGCCGGACCGGATCCGCGGCGCGCTGGCCGAGTACGCCGGGATGACGGCGCACCGCTGGGGCGGCGACCCGGTGCTCGCCATGTCCGGCACCGACCACAACGCGCCCGACCCGCGGCTCGCGGAGTGGCTGCGCAAGGCCTCCACCGAGGAGCGGCCGATCACCGTCGCCACCCTCGACGAGTACGTCCGCAAGCACGTACGGGACGACGTCACGGCCGTCGTCACCGGTGAGCTGCGCAGCCACGTGCGGGGCAACATCCTTCCCGGCGTGCTCTCCGTGCGGCTCGGGCTCAAGCAGCGGATGGCCGCCGCCGAGCGGACCGTCGACCACGCCGAGCGGATGAACGCCCTGTGGTCCGGCCGCGACGACGCCCCCTTCCTCGCCCTCGCCTGGCACAAGATCATCGAGTCCACCGCGCACGACTCGGTGGTCGGCTCCGGCACCGACGAGACCTGCGACCAGGTCGCCGCCCGCCTCGCCGAGGCCGCGCAGGCCGCCCGCGCCGTCCGGGACGAGGCCCTCGCCGAGCGCGCCGCCGGGGTGGCCGGCGACGCCTACCTGGTCGCCAACCCGCTGCCGGCGCCCCGTACCGCACTGGTCGAGGTCGACGTGGTGGCCGCCCCGGACGGCGGCACGCTGGTCGCGACCACCGCCGACGGCACGGCACACCCCGTACAGCTGGTCTCCCAGGCCCCGACCCTCCTCAGCGACGAGCGGCTCGACGCCGCCCAGCTGGAACGCGTACTGCGCCGCATCCACCGCCGCGAGCTGTTCGGCCTGCTGATCAACGGTTACGAACTCACCCCGCACTCCCTCGTCTTCCACCTCGCCGAGGTCCCGGAGGGCTCCTTCGACCTGATGACCCTGCGCGGCGAGGTCGCCGCCGCGGCCGCCGCGCACCCGGGGGAGTGGCGGGTGCGGACCCTCGCCCAGGCCCGGGCCACCGCGCTGGTGGCCGTCCCCGTCCCCGCCGCCGGGCTCGCCGCCTTCCGGGTCGGCACCGGCGACCTGCCCGCCGCCCCCGCCTCGCGGGGCGCGACGGCGACGGCGGACACCCTCTCCAACGGCCTGGTCGAGGTCGCCGTCGCGGCCGACGGCACCCTGGACGTGACCGGCGCCGACGGCACCGTCCTGTCGGGCGTCGGCCGCCTGGTGGACGGCGGCGACCGCGGCGACAGCTACAACTACGCCCCGCCCGCCCAGGACGTCCTCGTCTCCGAGCCGACGCGGGTCGAGGTCGAGCTCCTCGAAACCGGCCCGCTGCGGGCCCGGCTGCGCGTCACCCGCGTCTACGAGTGGCCGGAGGCGCTCGCCGACGGCGACCGGGACCGGCGCAGCGGGCGTACCGTCCCGACCCCCGTGGACATGCTGGTGGAGGTCCGCGCGGGCGAGCCCTTCGTCCGGGTCTCCACGTCGTTCCTGAACCGGTCCGCCGACCACCGGCTGCGCCTGCACGTCCCGCTGCCGCTGCCCGTCACCACGTCCGCGTCGGCCGGGCAGTTCGCGGTCACCGAGCGCGGCCTGACCGCCGAGGGCGGCTGGGGCGAGTACCCGCTGCCGACCTTCCCCGCGAGCACCTTCGTGGCGGCGGGCCCGGCCACCGTCCTGCTCGACCACTCCGCCGAGTACGAACTCGTCGACGACGGCTCCGCCCTCGCCGTCACCCTGCTGCGCGCCATCGGCTTCATCAGCGTCAACATCCACCCCCTGCGCGACGAACCCGCGGCGAGCGAGATCCCCGCCCCGGGCGCCCAGGACCTGGGCATGCGCATCGAGAACCGGTTCGCCGTGCTGCCCTGGGCCTCCGGCTGGCAGGGCGCCGACGCGGTCGCCCTCGCCGAGGAGTTCCGCAACGACGCCCTCGTCACCCGGGGCACCGCCCCCGGCGGTGCCCCGCTGCCCCCGGACGCGGCCGGCCTGCACGTCGACGGCCGGGACGTGCACGTGTCCGGCATCCGCCGGATCACCGACGCGGAGCACGGTCCCGGCACCGAGGTCCGGCTGGTGGCGATGCGGGACACGGCGACGAGCGTGCGCCTGACCGGGGCGTTCACGGAGGCCACCACGGTCGACCTGCTCGGCCGGCCGCTCGCCCCCGAACCGGTCCGGGACGGGCTCGAACTCGCTCTCGGCCCGTGGGAGATCCGCACGGTGGTGCTCCGCCGGTAG
- a CDS encoding carbohydrate ABC transporter permease, with the protein MGLMLLLAVYFLLPVYFLVVAATKPQGDLAATNGLAFSHFNLFDNLHTLFTRSDGIFGRWALNTVLYAVLGAAVGTLISALCGYALAKFEFRGREFLFSVILGGVLVPTTALALPLFLLFSATGLVNTYLAVFLPSIVSPFGVYLARIFANASVPQELIESARLDGAGEFRTFFSVAFRLMTPALVTIFLFQFVAIWNNFFLPMVMLQKESLFPITLGLYEWNGQTARAPLLQESIITGSLVSILPVIVVFILLQRFWRTGLAAGSLK; encoded by the coding sequence ATGGGGCTGATGCTGCTCCTGGCCGTCTACTTCCTGCTGCCGGTGTACTTCCTGGTCGTCGCCGCGACCAAGCCGCAGGGCGACCTGGCCGCCACCAACGGGCTGGCGTTCTCGCACTTCAACCTGTTCGACAACCTGCACACCCTGTTCACCCGCAGCGACGGCATCTTCGGCCGCTGGGCCCTCAACACCGTCCTGTACGCGGTGCTGGGCGCGGCCGTGGGCACCCTGATCTCCGCGCTGTGCGGCTACGCCCTCGCCAAGTTCGAGTTCCGCGGCCGGGAGTTCCTGTTCTCCGTCATCCTCGGCGGCGTCCTGGTGCCCACCACCGCGCTCGCCCTGCCGCTGTTCCTGCTGTTCTCGGCGACCGGGCTCGTCAACACCTACCTCGCGGTGTTCCTGCCCAGCATCGTCAGCCCGTTCGGCGTCTACCTCGCGCGGATCTTCGCCAACGCCTCCGTGCCGCAGGAGCTGATCGAGTCGGCGCGGCTGGACGGCGCCGGCGAGTTCCGCACGTTCTTCTCGGTGGCGTTCCGGCTGATGACACCGGCCCTGGTGACCATCTTCCTGTTCCAGTTCGTGGCCATCTGGAACAACTTCTTCCTGCCGATGGTCATGCTCCAGAAGGAGTCGCTCTTCCCGATCACGCTCGGCCTGTACGAGTGGAACGGCCAGACCGCCCGGGCCCCGCTGCTCCAGGAGTCCATCATCACCGGCTCGCTGGTGTCGATCCTGCCGGTGATCGTCGTCTTCATCCTCCTCCAGCGGTTCTGGCGCACCGGCCTGGCCGCCGGCTCCCTCAAGTGA
- a CDS encoding carbohydrate ABC transporter permease — translation MTDLATRSAGVRTTPGGRRRPNGGGPRAATVAAFVTPFFLPFLLFYLVPVGYALWQSFRVVRRSGGQYGTSYTTFGGFEQYGQVLQNHEFWSSIGRIGLFGIVQVPVMLFVALIIALLLDTPLLRAKGFFRIVAFMPYAVPGVIAAIMWSYLYSPQLSPVVDLLNGVGLHPDFLGPGAVLWSAANVSTWLWTGYNMLIMFSALQSIPQELYEAAKLDGASNWTIAWRVKVPIIAPSIVLTTVFSIIGTLQLYAEPAVLRQISSNISSTFTPNMLAYTVASGNNYQQAAAISVVIAVITFVLSFGFMRLTSKKAGL, via the coding sequence ATGACCGACCTCGCAACCCGCTCGGCCGGCGTGCGAACCACGCCCGGAGGCCGCCGTCGCCCGAACGGCGGCGGCCCCCGGGCGGCCACCGTCGCCGCCTTCGTGACCCCGTTCTTCCTGCCGTTCCTGCTCTTCTACCTGGTGCCGGTCGGCTACGCCCTCTGGCAGAGCTTCCGCGTCGTGCGCCGCTCCGGCGGCCAGTACGGCACGTCGTACACGACCTTCGGCGGCTTCGAGCAGTACGGGCAGGTGCTCCAGAACCACGAGTTCTGGTCCAGCATCGGCCGCATCGGGCTGTTCGGCATCGTGCAGGTGCCGGTCATGCTCTTCGTGGCCCTGATCATCGCGCTGCTCCTCGACACGCCCCTGCTGCGGGCCAAGGGGTTCTTCCGCATCGTCGCCTTCATGCCGTACGCGGTACCCGGCGTGATCGCCGCGATCATGTGGTCGTACCTCTACTCGCCCCAGCTCAGCCCGGTCGTCGACCTGCTGAACGGGGTCGGGCTGCACCCCGACTTCCTCGGCCCCGGCGCCGTGCTCTGGTCGGCGGCGAACGTCTCCACCTGGCTGTGGACCGGCTACAACATGCTGATCATGTTCTCGGCGCTGCAGTCGATCCCGCAGGAGCTCTACGAGGCCGCCAAGCTCGACGGCGCCTCCAACTGGACGATCGCCTGGCGGGTCAAGGTGCCGATCATCGCGCCGTCGATCGTGCTGACCACCGTCTTCTCGATCATCGGCACGCTCCAGCTGTACGCCGAGCCGGCCGTGCTGCGGCAGATCTCCTCGAACATCTCCAGCACGTTCACGCCGAACATGCTCGCCTACACGGTGGCCTCGGGGAACAACTACCAGCAGGCCGCGGCCATCTCGGTGGTCATCGCCGTCATCACCTTCGTCTTGAGCTTCGGGTTCATGCGACTGACCTCGAAGAAGGCCGGACTGTGA
- a CDS encoding ABC transporter substrate-binding protein — protein sequence MTSTATRTRLAAAAATAGIVVLAGCSSSGSSDKASAASCEPAKGKVTLQYWNTVPGMDQVVDLWNKQHPNIQVETKNISNDQYGTLGNALKADKAPDLAQVGYDELPNLRTQSAFVDASACKDATAAKAKFVPWTWSQTSFGDTGVFAIPQDTGPMALYVRSDLFKKYNVAVPTTWDEYATAAEKLHKADPSLDMTFFDPNNAEWFNGLLWQNDAKMYGYSGDKWQVSVDSAQSKQVADYWQKLISEKVVRTDLAHGSTQMYAAYQKDQLATYVGAAWGYSMFRDNLPKQAGKWSIVPMPTWGSNPSSGDWGGSTVAFMKGSKHLYESVEFNTWLNTDPDALALENKLGGLYPAAKAGLDLPALKQGVPYYNNEKIFDVFADASKKIDTSFAWGPTQKTVNLALQDALAKAAAGGGSLSDALATAQAAALKSMKDQAIPATAGK from the coding sequence ATGACAAGCACAGCCACGCGCACCCGCCTCGCCGCAGCAGCCGCGACCGCGGGCATCGTCGTACTCGCCGGGTGTTCCTCCTCCGGCTCGTCGGACAAGGCGTCCGCCGCCTCCTGCGAGCCCGCGAAGGGCAAGGTCACCCTCCAGTACTGGAACACCGTTCCGGGCATGGACCAGGTCGTCGACCTGTGGAACAAGCAGCACCCGAACATCCAGGTCGAGACGAAGAACATCTCCAACGACCAGTACGGCACCCTCGGCAACGCCCTCAAGGCGGACAAGGCGCCGGACCTCGCCCAGGTCGGCTACGACGAGCTGCCCAACCTGCGCACCCAGAGCGCCTTCGTGGACGCCTCCGCCTGCAAGGACGCCACCGCGGCCAAGGCGAAGTTCGTGCCGTGGACCTGGTCGCAGACCAGCTTCGGCGACACCGGCGTGTTCGCGATCCCGCAGGACACCGGCCCGATGGCGCTGTACGTCCGCAGCGATCTCTTCAAGAAGTACAACGTCGCCGTCCCCACGACCTGGGACGAGTACGCGACGGCCGCCGAGAAGCTGCACAAGGCAGACCCGAGCCTCGACATGACGTTCTTCGACCCGAACAACGCCGAGTGGTTCAACGGGCTCCTGTGGCAGAACGACGCCAAGATGTACGGCTACTCCGGCGACAAGTGGCAGGTCTCCGTCGACTCGGCGCAGAGCAAGCAGGTCGCGGACTACTGGCAGAAGCTGATCTCCGAGAAGGTCGTGCGCACCGACCTCGCCCACGGCTCCACCCAGATGTACGCGGCGTACCAGAAGGACCAGCTCGCCACCTACGTCGGCGCCGCCTGGGGCTACAGCATGTTCCGTGACAACCTGCCCAAGCAGGCCGGGAAGTGGTCGATCGTCCCGATGCCGACGTGGGGTTCGAACCCCTCCTCCGGTGACTGGGGCGGCTCGACCGTCGCCTTCATGAAGGGCAGCAAGCACCTCTACGAGTCGGTCGAGTTCAACACCTGGCTGAACACCGACCCGGACGCCCTGGCGCTGGAGAACAAGCTCGGCGGGCTCTACCCGGCCGCCAAGGCCGGTCTCGACCTGCCCGCACTGAAGCAGGGCGTGCCGTACTACAACAACGAGAAGATCTTCGACGTCTTCGCCGACGCCTCCAAGAAGATCGACACCAGTTTCGCCTGGGGTCCGACGCAGAAGACCGTGAACCTGGCCCTGCAGGACGCGCTGGCCAAGGCCGCGGCCGGCGGCGGCAGCCTCAGCGACGCGCTCGCGACCGCGCAGGCGGCCGCGCTGAAGTCGATGAAGGACCAGGCGATCCCGGCGACGGCGGGCAAGTGA
- a CDS encoding LacI family DNA-binding transcriptional regulator, whose translation MASSGTGPRKVTIDDVAEAAGVSRQTVSRALNDKGEIGASTKQRVLDTALALGYRPSRFARGLVRQDTISVGLVIPDLLNPFFTEVAAAALEAARDRGWHVVVYDTGDRTEEERGTLEVIASQVDAVVGYLSLPEDEIDRLTLGLPVVLIDREHRTQRFSSIRIDGESGVHAAIRHLTAAGHRHIGMLDHAERYEPSIRHRWFDTAMSACGLDSTSVARADQSVEGGESALQELLARHPDLTAVFTFNDIVAIGALRAARRLGRQVPRDLAVIGFDGLQLGTLVDPPLTTVALDTRRLGALTVEQAARLLTGSDPLPAEQLTVGAELRVRESA comes from the coding sequence ATGGCGTCGTCGGGGACCGGACCCCGCAAGGTCACGATCGACGATGTGGCCGAGGCCGCGGGCGTGTCCCGGCAGACCGTGTCACGGGCGCTCAACGACAAGGGCGAGATCGGCGCCTCCACCAAGCAGCGCGTGCTCGACACCGCCCTGGCGCTCGGCTACCGGCCGAGCCGGTTCGCACGGGGGCTCGTCCGGCAGGACACCATAAGTGTCGGCCTGGTGATCCCCGACCTGCTCAACCCGTTCTTCACCGAGGTCGCCGCGGCCGCGCTGGAGGCGGCCCGGGACCGCGGCTGGCACGTCGTCGTGTACGACACCGGCGACCGGACCGAGGAGGAACGGGGCACGCTGGAGGTGATCGCCTCCCAGGTCGACGCCGTCGTGGGCTACCTCAGCCTGCCCGAGGACGAGATCGACAGGCTGACCCTGGGCCTGCCCGTGGTGCTCATCGACCGCGAGCACCGCACCCAGCGGTTCAGCTCGATCCGTATCGACGGCGAGAGCGGCGTGCACGCGGCGATCAGGCATCTGACCGCCGCGGGACACCGGCACATCGGCATGCTCGACCACGCCGAACGGTACGAACCGAGCATCCGGCACCGGTGGTTCGACACCGCGATGTCCGCATGCGGACTGGACTCGACCTCCGTGGCCCGCGCCGACCAGAGCGTCGAGGGCGGGGAGAGCGCGCTCCAGGAACTCCTCGCCCGGCACCCGGACCTGACCGCCGTGTTCACCTTCAACGACATCGTCGCCATAGGGGCGCTGCGCGCCGCACGCCGGCTCGGCCGGCAGGTCCCCCGGGACCTCGCCGTGATCGGCTTCGACGGCCTGCAGCTGGGCACGCTCGTCGACCCCCCGCTGACGACGGTGGCCCTGGACACCCGCCGTCTCGGCGCCCTCACCGTCGAACAGGCGGCCCGGCTGCTGACCGGCAGCGACCCGCTGCCCGCCGAACAGCTCACCGTGGGGGCGGAGTTGCGGGTGCGGGAGTCGGCGTAG